A single genomic interval of Dysidea avara chromosome 8, odDysAvar1.4, whole genome shotgun sequence harbors:
- the LOC136263778 gene encoding uncharacterized protein has protein sequence MLWKLTYYRDRPRNEQLLLERMPGKMKSTSRRDRFTTGVYSEMAPRRVGSGRKRNASIQMRVPIIVTEVTGKKVLVAKWSETASQHSGRKNARTISANSKITETAELHSTN, from the exons ATG ttgtggaAGTTGACGTATTACAGAGACAGACCTCGAAACG AGCAACTTTTGCTAGAAAGAATGCCAGGGAAGATGAAAAGCACTAGTAGAAGAGATAGATTCACCACTGGTGTTTACAGTGAAATGGCTCCTCGACGTGTTGGAAGTGGCAGGAAAAGAAATGCCAGTATCCAAATG CGTGTACCCATCATCGTGACAGAAGTGACAGGAAAGAAAGTGCTAGTAGCAAAATG GAGTGAAACAGCTAGCCAACATAGTGGTAGAAAAAATGCCAGGACCATAAGTGCCAACAGCAAAATA ACTGAAACAGCTGAGCTACATAGCACCAACTAA